The genomic window ccactgctctcctcctgcttccCCAACAGGCTCCAGGCACTTTCCCTTGTCCTTCTGATTCCCTTCCTGAATTACTCCAGCCAAGTAATTGTTTCATCATGTTGCACAGAGACATTTTGCTGTAGTGTCAATGTGACATTCACTTCTAAAACCAACACTTCTCATTTACACAAACACAACTCAGgctcacacagctctgcagtccCGGATCGCAGGTGGGCTGATGTgggaggggagcagcccagggctgaggTCTTAGAGGgatttttgcattctttgaaGGAGACTGTGATTCCTGTTACTGTAATTTCTAGACAACATCAATGAGCTACCTACCACAGGCttaatgaaatgcttttgcaaTACACTAGCAAACACGAGGTATTTatagaaaacaaaccaactgcTGCACTTGTTTTATGTGGCGATGGGGACCATAAACTTTTGTTGCCTCTCTGTCAAAAATGCAGTTCTTTGGCTGGGATGATGTTCAAGCCAATTAAAACAAGGTCTGATGACAAAGCCAGCATCTCTATAGTGTACAGAGGTGCTATAGAGGGAATGGATGAGTTTGTGGAGGATTTGTTATTCTGCAAAATGGATGAAATTCTGAGACCTAAATAAAACTTCTATGTAAGTACCCTGAACTCTGAGGAAGTACTGTAATAGCCATGTAATGTGTGAGTTCCAGAGGCATGCGCAGATGGGACAAGCAAAAAAGCTGACAGTAATTGGCTAGAAAATATTATTAGAACAGAATACTCCAAATTTGTGAAGGCTTTAAAACAAATGAGGGTTAGATTTGGCTCTGCTCTGTAGAACTGTGACAATCAGTCAGAAGATTTGGAACTAGATGTGTCCCATCGTAAGTGCAAATCAATTAGCTTCAGCAACTATTAACCCATTTATCCAGTGTTGAATTCCAGCCACCTACATTGTCAGGAGTGGAAGGGAACCctttattcaaaacaaaacattctaaCAGTCTAACAGGTGGGAAAATGGTCGCAGAGGGGTTTTAGTTCCCAGAAGATAAAACCATCCAAATCAGAGTTAGAGCTTGTGCTGACCCTGGCAGCGCTTTACTGAGGCTCAGCaatgaaatgctgctgtggTTGTGTTTCAGAGTCACAGGGTCCATCCAGTGTCACTGCAAAGAGAAGCTCTCCTGGAATTTCATGTAGTTCTGGATCAGAAATCTCGCATGATCCTGATGTCAGTTGAAGGCCATATCTGATCTTTCTAGGCTCTTACACACTGCCCTTGGAGTGGGCTGGGCCAACACTGCCCTCAATTCCCATGGAGGAATCAGAACCTCAGAAAACTTCAGGATCTTATCTGAGTTCGGAATTTGTACCACAGTTTAGCTTTGTGTTGAAAAGATTAAACTCTCAGAGTACATTTTGGGTTCCAGCAAATAGTTACATAGAATTCCACTCTTTTAATAACTTCACTCATCTGCTCAGAGAGTCTCTCTCAAAAGAAGAGCCAATTCCCTCACACATTAACATATAGTTTTGGCCTCGTGCTTCCATTTTTACTTTCATGagcaatttaaaaatgtattcagaaATGGAACAGAATCTTTGTGAGGAGTTAACTAAATTCCTACTTTTGTTTCGATTCTTTGTATTAGGACCTTTGCAATGTTCATGCAtaggtttgattttttttcttcatacttcACTTTAATACGTAAGTTCAGCCCTAAAGTTCTATATGCTAAGCATATGCATGGTTAAACACAAAAGAAGATACTGATCATGACCCCATCCCCAGATAACCACCTGTAACCCAAACAGACTGAGTGCCGCACCCTGCTGCCCTGGTGCACTGGTGGTCTGGAGTCCCTTGTGTTGCTGTGATtgacagaatgacagaaaatgcAAGGCAATACTTATTATCTCTTCAGTGGTATTATAAATAGCAAGAGATGATGTGTAATTTGGCCTCATATACATTTTGTCTTTATTAAAGCAGATACTAAGTTGCATGGACTTTTATTCTTGTCACAGCTAATGAAACAGTGCTTGAAAACTATGTAGTATGAGAATAACTTTATGTTTTCACACACATCCTCATCAATACCAGTTGTTCTAGCGGTGAAATTGTAAACACTTCACACAGCTGTTTTTCAGGTTGTAGTTTTTATATATGAAGGCTATTGCAAGAATGAGTGAAAAAACATAATGTAACCAATTGCGATTGATTCCCCCAGCCCAGTCACCTTTGGGGCATGTGTGCAATTTGCGCCATTTTATTTGATAGAAGAGAAACAATTCGTATAGAAACTGAAGTAATTGTCCTGCACCTTCCCAGGGGCAGCAGTGGTACGGGGGTCAGAGCTGTGCCACACAGCATCTCCTGTATGTGCTTGGGCAGGTAGGCAGCGACTAGCAAGAACTAGAAGACTAGAAGAACTGCTGCCAAAATTGTAATggtgtttttaattctttccatTTCAAGCGATACATATGATTTCTTTAGCCGATCTAAGCAAATCATCAGATGCTTTGGAAGTGGGATATCAGTGCTGGAGGTTTGATCTGGCAGCACCGTTTCTGCATGGAAAGGAATGCttatttcagcagtagtgaGGAAGACCTATAGCAGTTAGTCAGtgttgtaaatattttgaaagggAATAAAAAGCCCAAACCAAATGATTTTTATAAGCTccataaattaaaaacaaactccaGGAGTAAATGCCTTAACTTTCCTGCATGGTTTCCTTGTGTATAAGCTGTGAAGTCTTACCACACGTTGTACAGAGTCACTttgggaaaagaagcaaaagagaCCTTGTGAGGAGACAACTGGGGTGCACCTGGTACTGCTTTCAGTTAACAGGGTCTTATTTGCAATGGGAAGCTCACTCATTTGGAGCAGAGCCACTGTTTGGACAGGGATTTTCCAGTTCCGCCACTGTGATTAGAAAAGGTATTTGAAATCTTTTGTCTGCTTTAGTGCTCGAATTAATGCTCAGATTCATTTCcaaactattttcttcttttttttttttactttttccccaGGAAATGTTTTAATTCCGGGGCCTTTTTCATATGTTTGTTCATTAAGTAGGGTATTTCATGGCCTCCATGCATTTAATTGTGCTAGAAAGCTCCAAAAATATAAGTTCTGTAGGCAAGATAAGATTAAGAATGAAGTATTCAGAAATTCTCATTCTGACTCTTTCTGATTCCTTCTGAGATTGGTGTAACAGCAGTGCTCATCAGTTATCCTGTCTAACTGCATCTGTCTGACAAAAACTCGCTGCTGCACGAGTTTCCCCCTcaatgaaaaatctttcttccaAATAAAGAGATACAATGGAATACAACATTAATTTAGATGTTCTTTAAATTGCAGCAGCAACACTGCCCCAATTCCGGAAGCAGTTGAAGGACAGGAATTAGCTCATTCATGCCTGACAGAGCTCTAGCTCCAAAACTGGATTATTATTCAAACAAATATAAATACCTTTAGTACATCTTATCTTTCAATCTCCTCTACCTCAGCCCTCATAAACTGAATTTTTGTTGGAAGCTCTGtcatttagaaagaaagaaagaaatgtgtctGAGGACATCTCCAGTCCTCCAGCAATTCCACCCTCGGCAGCACTCAGCTCTGACTGGGAACGCTGCTCGTAAGTGTGGGTAACATTACATGGCCTACAGCACAGCACGAAAATGGGATCTAACGATGTGGATAAGTTTCGTAACTAGAAGAATAGTAGAATAAACAGCCACAGGAGGCTGGAGAAATCAGCGTCACAAGGGACAGCCAAGACAAGATCTAACGTCTATCTTGCCTGCGAGAATTTGAGTCATGCAGGAGCTTGCTCACCCAAGAAAATCTATTCATAGGGTCTCATAAAACCAACTTAACTGCAGTgcacaaattaaaaagcaaacagtggAAATCCGTATCGGTTCTCTTGcttccctgctcactgctgcataGCTCCATAGGAGCGCTatgggagcagagcacagcagatcTCCCTGAGAGCTCTGGGAGTTCTACCTGCTGAGGAAAGATAGGATCTCAAGTGTcaaaaatgcacagcagctCTTTCAGTAGGAAACATGCTTTGCTAAAAGGAACACTGGAAATAAGTGACAGATTCAGGGTTTGTCCTGGAatcctgccctgcctgcagcaaatTCAAATCCACTCTCTTGGTACAGAAAAGCTCCTCTGGATTCAGCTCAGCACAGACGATTAAAGAGTTCCTATTCTGGAGCACCAGGAATCTGGATTTTAAAACATAGCGCTTAAAGTTGGCCTAACAGGAAAATGGAACGTGCTGAGTAAGACCCAGTCCTTCTCTCAGCTCCCTGCACATAACCAGCCTGGGACTGTGAGCTGCTTGAAGAGCTCTGGCAGCCGCACACAGAGcatgggagcagcacagctttccaaCAGCAGGCAGAACAAAGCTCCAGCCCAATCTATAGCCCAACAGAGcctgccccatccccactcatctgctgctttcccccagctaacagacacacagaaacaaacacctCTCAACAGAGAAGCTCTAGCTACAGGTTTGAGAAGAACATCTCAAGAGGAAAGGCAAGGGGTTGTTGGTGTGCCTCTCACCTGGCGGCTTTCGCGAGGCTTCTGAGCAGTGACCACATTACCGTCATCCAACAGAAGGGCTACTTTCTCATGTTTATTCCTGTAAACTACAAACATAAGACACGCTGAATCATAATTCAGAGAACAGAAACtccttgaagaaaaagaaaaaagaattaagtgAAAGCTTCCTCCctcactttttcttcctccctcccactTCAGCCTTGCAGTTACTTCACCAGATCGTCATGGTTTGGACAGCACACCTTGCTCTGCATGTTGGGAACAGCaagaagtgcaaaaaaaaataaaccatcaCCCCAAAGAAACACCTCTTCCCAGACAATACCCGAGTGGCAGCTCAAGCAAGTGATTAGAGGAACCAAAATGAGACAATGAGGACTGGCTGaagcctccagctctgctcttggcTGGGTTTCtcttggggtttttgtttttgtttttctctgagtCGCAGAGAAAGCCAAAAGACCAATGTGAGTCCTTATCCCTGTTGGCAGCACCAAGCCAGATCCACTGGAATGTCAGCCCTGCATTTCATCTGACTCAAAATGTAccctcaaaataaaacaagctaCTTTTTTTAACCTAGTCGTAAAGTTTATTAAAATCGTTCATTAATGCTTCAAATGTAGCAAGAATGCATAGATCccaaaatatacatatgtattttcttataGAAATAGATTAttctttataataaaaaaaactgtagGAACATCTTTAACAGATTACTCAATCCATGACTGACAGTTACACGAGATTGCATCATGTACACAGCATTCCCAGCCATGCTTAAAGGATTGCATCACTTCGCCCTCGCTCTCCTCTCGCCGTTTTAAATAACCCCAGCgcccagcagagccctggggCCGCGGccccccccgcgccgcccgccgccccctggccccgggagggggggggggggggggttagcAAATAGAGAccgaaacaacaacaaacaacaacaaacaacaacaatgaaacCCCCAACGAAACCGAAAacgcggcccggccccgggagGAGGGCGTGGGGGGGCAGCGCTCAGCTCGCCCCGCGGCCCGGCGCGGGGGTCAGCAGCGGGGCGAGGAAGCGAGCAGGGGCTCGGGCAGCTGTTTGAACAAGTTCCTGAGGGTGCTCAGCTCCCGAGAGAGCTGCTCCACCTTCTTCTGCAGCCTCTCGTTCTCGGCCGTCAGTTCCAAGACTTTGTGCTGCGTCTCCAGGTTGCGCATTTTGGCTTTGTCGCGGCTCTTGCGCACAGCGATGTTGTTCCGCTCCCGGCGCAGCTTGTACTCGTCGCTGTGCTTGTCCACGCACTTCTTGGGCTTGTTCTTGCCCGCCGGCGGCCCCGAGTAGCCCCCGGCGCCGGCGGCCGACTTGGAGGACTCGGAGGGGTTCGGGGTGCCgggggggctggaggaggacgAGGTGGACAGGTTCCCGCTGCTGCCGCTCGGCACCGACTGGTAGCCCAGGTAGGAGCGCACGGTGCTGCCGTAGGGCGAGGACATGCCCCCCGGTCCTGGCCCCGCTCCCCCTTCTTCCTTACGGGGCCCTTTGCAAGAGTCCAGGGTCTCGAAGACCGGCTCCACTTTGGTCTCCACGATCTGGGGCGGGAAGCAGCCCGGCAGCACCCCCGGCTTGTGGCTCTGGCTGCCGCACGGGTGGCCGTGCCGGGTGAGGCTGATGTAGGTGTAGTCGGGCTTCTTGCCGCCGCCGCTGCCTTTATAGTCCTCGGCGAAGAGATCGGAAAGGAAATCTTGGCCGCCGCTACTGCAGGCAGGCTCAAAGTtgccccctgctgctgctgcgggagGCGGCGGCTGCGCCggctgctgggatgctgctaAGGGGTCCAGATAGGGGCTGAAGTCAATGGCTCTCTCGTGGTCCCCTACGGTAAGTTCGGTCATGGAGCGGCCCCCGGCCGCCCGCGGGTGCAGCTTGTTGAGAGCAGCCAAACAGTCCGCCTCGTAATAGAAATTAGCCACTTCCATGGATTTAAAGGCGGGCGGCTGAATGGGGAGGCATGCTGCGTCCCAGGCCACCAGGCGTTGCATGAAAGCAAAGGGGGATGCGGGGAGGAGAAGACGGCGCTGGGGGCCCCCCCGGCACGGGATCGAGCGGCCGTCGTCAGGTGGGGGTCTCCCGAGCCCGGCGCTGGGCACGGCCCCGCTGCGCTGCCCGCCCGGGCGTCTCAGTCCGTGCGGCGCGGCGGGGCTCTCCCGCTCCCGGAGCTGCGGCTGGAGCTGGCGGCTCTCCTGCGGACCATCTGGTTGCGGGGCCCGTGTCCTTAAGTCTCTGACTT from Gallus gallus isolate bGalGal1 chromosome 20, bGalGal1.mat.broiler.GRCg7b, whole genome shotgun sequence includes these protein-coding regions:
- the CEBPB gene encoding CCAAT/enhancer-binding protein beta — protein: MQRLVAWDAACLPIQPPAFKSMEVANFYYEADCLAALNKLHPRAAGGRSMTELTVGDHERAIDFSPYLDPLAASQQPAQPPPPAAAAGGNFEPACSSGGQDFLSDLFAEDYKGSGGGKKPDYTYISLTRHGHPCGSQSHKPGVLPGCFPPQIVETKVEPVFETLDSCKGPRKEEGGAGPGPGGMSSPYGSTVRSYLGYQSVPSGSSGNLSTSSSSSPPGTPNPSESSKSAAGAGGYSGPPAGKNKPKKCVDKHSDEYKLRRERNNIAVRKSRDKAKMRNLETQHKVLELTAENERLQKKVEQLSRELSTLRNLFKQLPEPLLASSPRC